In Terriglobia bacterium, the genomic stretch GGTTGGGGACCCGCGGACTGGCGATCGTGGGATCCCGGAGTGCTGATGAAGAAGGATTGGCGTTCGCTGAGGCGGTCGGCCGGCTGGCGGCGAAGTCGGGAGTAGCGGTCGTGTCGGGCGGAGCGCGGGGCGTCGATCGCGCGGCCATGAAAGGCGCACTGGAAGCCGGCGGAACGGTTGTCGGTGTGCTGTCAGACCAGCTCCTGCGGATGGCCGTGGCGCCGGACTGCCGCGACCCGATTCGCGAAGGCCGCCTGATCTTGATGTCCCTGGTCGATCCTTCCGCCGGGTTTAACGTCGGCAACGCCATGCAGCGCAATAAGATGATTTATGCGCTGGCCGATGCCGCGCTTGTGATCAGCGCCGATTCCGGGAAGGGCGGGACCTGGAGCGGCGCTAAAGAGCAAATGGAGCGCTTCCACAGCTGCGCGGTCTACGTTCGAGTTCATCCCAATGCGCCGGAAGGGAACAAAGAACTTCAAAAACATGGGGCGCTCCCATGGCCGCAGCCGGAAACCGTCGAGGAGTTGAAGAAGGTGATGGACGAGGCCCCACCTGCTGCCAAACCGTCGTCCCGCAACTTGAGACTCCCCCTTTTCCCCGCCGAAGAGGACGTTGCCGCCGTGGACAGGAAATCCCAGAAGACATCCGTTCGTCCTAAGAGACGATGAGAACCAAGATCCAAATCTCAAATCTTACTCAAGGCCGTTAGGATCTCAACGACGGAGGAGGAGCCCTCTAGGCTCAACGAGGAGCACCGTGAAGCTGGAGACCGATTTAACAACGATTGAGGAATTGGCTGTCCGACGGGATGATGAGAACTGGCGCTTCAGGTCTTTTTTGAAAAGCGGCCGGATCCCATCCCGGGCGGTCGACTCCGTGACGCATGAAATCAATCAAGAGGTGTCGTCTCTCATCGACTGTACACAGTGTGCCCACTGCTGCAAGGTAATGCGACCGACCCTGAGCGCCAAAGATGTTCGTGTTCTCGCCAAGGGGCTCTGCAAGTCGGTTGAGCAAGTCTATGCAGAGTTGCTGGTCCAGGGGGATGAACCCGGAGAGGTTCAATTCAATCAACTGCCTTGTCCCCTTTTGAAGGACAACCGGTGCAGCGTTTACGATCATCGGCCCGAAGCGTGCCGGTCGTTTCCGCATCTTCACAAGAACCGTGTCACCTCCCGCCTGTGGGGCATCATCATGAATTACTCCCTTTGCCCCATCGTTTTTAATGTCTACGAACAGCTCAAACAAAGATTGAATTGGCGGGGGTGATTGGGGAGCCTCCTTTAATTCCAGTGCTTCGAGTGCCACCAGATCTTCTGCAGATCGAATTGGGCGCCGCGGCAGAGAT encodes the following:
- a CDS encoding DNA-processing protein DprA; the protein is MTSNVSENTRAILLLTAPLIVRTSSEGPPSTLTLSEFNRLANRLEEMDAEPADLIGSNQGEWLAKLAPLFAPQRLEGLLARGFQMSQAIDQWGARGIWVKSRVDPNYPQRLRSKLEDLAPAVIYGCGREERLGTRGLAIVGSRSADEEGLAFAEAVGRLAAKSGVAVVSGGARGVDRAAMKGALEAGGTVVGVLSDQLLRMAVAPDCRDPIREGRLILMSLVDPSAGFNVGNAMQRNKMIYALADAALVISADSGKGGTWSGAKEQMERFHSCAVYVRVHPNAPEGNKELQKHGALPWPQPETVEELKKVMDEAPPAAKPSSRNLRLPLFPAEEDVAAVDRKSQKTSVRPKRR
- a CDS encoding YkgJ family cysteine cluster protein — protein: MKLETDLTTIEELAVRRDDENWRFRSFLKSGRIPSRAVDSVTHEINQEVSSLIDCTQCAHCCKVMRPTLSAKDVRVLAKGLCKSVEQVYAELLVQGDEPGEVQFNQLPCPLLKDNRCSVYDHRPEACRSFPHLHKNRVTSRLWGIIMNYSLCPIVFNVYEQLKQRLNWRG